From the Psychrobacter sp. P11F6 genome, the window ATATGTTCACTGAATAGTTGTGAAATTATTGAATTTAGAACGTATGGCATTTTATGCATATGGTTATCCCTATAAGAAGCTAAAACTTTCTATAAGCGTTTAACTAGTTCTCAATTATTTCACTAACTAAACTAATGTATATATTACGTAACTTAACATATTAAGCAATAATTTCGTAAAAGTCCTACGAAGTGGACGAATGGCAGATATTTCATGACCAGCTACAGTATCTAGTTATAGATGTTGGCTCGTTAGCAAACAATCCTTATATTTCTTTGAAACATTTCTAAAAAAACTAATGATTATTTATTTCAAAAATACTTGTCATATCACCATTTCTTTACAGCTATAAACAACTGCAGCATAAGAGCCTATAATAAAGAGTTATTATCATTTGATAATTGACTATAAAAGTTGGGTTAGCATTTTACTATCTAACCACTTTTAAATACTCAGTTCATATGCGATGGATAGTAGCGCTGTTTTTATTTTGGCTATGTGAGGCTGCTCCAGATTATGAGTCGGTCAAATACTGCTGCATAACGGCACCCTACTATAAATCTCACTTCTTAAAATTAACAAGGAAGTCATTGAGAAAACTATTCCCGCACGACAATATTGAAGTAACACTTTGATTTAATAATATCCTGTCTTCGGGCAGGACTGACTGATAAAAAAGGACAATAGTGATGAATTATTATAAGGATGCTGATAGCACCGAAACCCAAGAGTGGCTGGAAGCGTTTGAATCTGTTATCAAACATGCAGACAAAGATCGTGCTCAGTTTCTGCTAAAAGCTTTATACAATATGGCAGTTCAAGAAGATTTGCCGTTCAATCGTCTTGATACCGCTTATATCAATACCATCGCCGTTGAAGATGAACCGATGTACCCTGGCGACCTAACCATTGAGCGCAAAATTCGTGCTTTGATTCGCTATAACGCATTGGCCATGGTCATGCGCGCGAACAAAAATGACGACGATTTGGGTGGTCACTTAGCAACATTCGCTTCTAGTGCCACGCTATATGAGACAGGTTTTAACCATTTTTTCCGTGCTGCCAGCGATCATTTCGGTGGTGACATGATTTATTATCAAGGTCACTCAGCACCCGGTATTTATGCACGTTCTTATTTAGAAGGTCGATTGACCGAAGATCAGCTTGATAATTTCCGTCGTGAAGTCGGCGGCAAAGGCTTATCAAGCTATCCGCATCCATATCTCATGCCAGATTATTGGCAGTTCCCAACCGTATCGATGGGACTTGGTCCGATCATGTCGATTTACCATGCCCATGTACATCGCTATATGGAAAACCGCGGTCTGCTAGAGAAAGAAGGTCGTAAGATTTGGACATTCTTGGGTGATGGTGAAACGGATGAGCCAGAAAGTTTAGGGGCTATTTCTCTCGCTGGTCGTGAAAAGCTAGATAACCTAATTTGGGTCGTCAACTGTAATTTACAGCGTCTTGATGGTCCAGTCCGTGGTAACGGTAAAATTATCCAAGAGCTAGAGTCTATATTCCGCGGCGCTGGCTGGCGGGTGATTAAAGTTATCTGGGGTGGTAAGTGGGACAGCTTACTTGCCAATGATAAAACTGGCGTGCTCAAACATCGTATGGAAGAAGTGGTCGATGGTGAGTATCAGCTATACGAAGCCCGTACAGCTGAGTTCACTCGCAAAGAGTTCTTTGGTAAATATCCTGAGTTAGAAGAGATGGCTGATGCGCTATCTGATGAGGATATCTCGCGCTTGAATCGTGGTGGTCATGATCCAATGAAAGTTTATGCCGCATTCAGTGAAGCGATGAAAACTAAAGGTCAGCCAACCGTTATTTTAGTCAAAACCGTTAAAGGCTATGGCTTATCGGCTCAAACACAAGCGGTCAATAAATCACATCAGATTAAGAAACTCGATCAAGAAGCGTTGATGTATTTCCGTGATCGCTTTGATTTACCATTTACTGACGAGCAGCTAGAGACGCTACCATTCTATCGCCCTGAAGAAGGTTCAGCGGAGATGAAGTACCTTAAAGGTCGCCGCGAAGCGCTAGGTGGTCATTTGCCAAATCGCCGCAGTGGTCATATCCCATTGAATATTCCTGAACTGTCGATGTTTGATCGCGTATTAAAAGGCAGCAATGGTAAAGAGCAATCAACGACGATGGTGTTTGTGCGCTTATTGTCAGCCATGCTCAAAAACAAAGACATCCAAGATCGTGTCGTGCCGATTGTACCTGATGAAGCGCGTACTTTTGGTCTAGAAGGTATGTTCCGTCAGTTGGGTATCTACTCTGCGGTTGGTCAAAAATATACCCCAGAAGACAGTGAAGCTTTAATGGGCTATAAAGAAGCCATCGACGGTCACATGTTAGAAGAAGGTATCAACGAAGCAGGCGCAATGAGTACGTGGATTGCGCTTGCAACCAGTTATTCTGTGAACGCGTTGCCGATGATTCCGATGTATATTTATTACTCGATGTTTGGTTTCCAGCGTGTGGGTGATTTGGCTTGGGCGGCAGGCGATTGTCAAGCACAAGGTTTCTTACTGGGTGCAACAGCTGGTCG encodes:
- the aceE gene encoding pyruvate dehydrogenase (acetyl-transferring), homodimeric type encodes the protein MNYYKDADSTETQEWLEAFESVIKHADKDRAQFLLKALYNMAVQEDLPFNRLDTAYINTIAVEDEPMYPGDLTIERKIRALIRYNALAMVMRANKNDDDLGGHLATFASSATLYETGFNHFFRAASDHFGGDMIYYQGHSAPGIYARSYLEGRLTEDQLDNFRREVGGKGLSSYPHPYLMPDYWQFPTVSMGLGPIMSIYHAHVHRYMENRGLLEKEGRKIWTFLGDGETDEPESLGAISLAGREKLDNLIWVVNCNLQRLDGPVRGNGKIIQELESIFRGAGWRVIKVIWGGKWDSLLANDKTGVLKHRMEEVVDGEYQLYEARTAEFTRKEFFGKYPELEEMADALSDEDISRLNRGGHDPMKVYAAFSEAMKTKGQPTVILVKTVKGYGLSAQTQAVNKSHQIKKLDQEALMYFRDRFDLPFTDEQLETLPFYRPEEGSAEMKYLKGRREALGGHLPNRRSGHIPLNIPELSMFDRVLKGSNGKEQSTTMVFVRLLSAMLKNKDIQDRVVPIVPDEARTFGLEGMFRQLGIYSAVGQKYTPEDSEALMGYKEAIDGHMLEEGINEAGAMSTWIALATSYSVNALPMIPMYIYYSMFGFQRVGDLAWAAGDCQAQGFLLGATAGRTTLNGEGLQHQDGHSQILFNVVPNCVTYDPCFGYELAVVMHDGLRRMYGEGERVYYYLTLMNENYEQPEMPEGAEEGIKRGMYLLEDNGSTQVQLLGSGVILREVQKAAQILKDEFNITSNVWSVTSFNELTRDGMVCDDYNRLHPMDEERVPWVTEQLAPHEGIVVAATDYMRNYSEQIRAWLPDNRPYTTLGTDGYGRSDTRENLRSFFNVDAAHIVVATLKRLADEGEVEMRLVKDAISSLGIDVDQPPAWQQQPYYDHSPDAPAPGNVNPNPVPEFVAEDDDEISNEGRAEDQADATLLNNGDVKE